The segment CGTCGGGCTCATAACCCGAAGGTCATAGGTTCAAATCCTATCCCCGCAACCAACATCGAAGCCCGCTTTGCGACAGCAAGCGGGCTTTTCATTTCGTACGCGGCATCTCGCCGTTGTGACGACAAGAAGCCACCCGCGACGAATTCTGATCATCACCTCCTCGATACCGATTCTCATATGGCAGATAATGATCTCCTTTTTCAAGGAGGCATTATGCAAATTGACGTTACGGGGCTGAAACCTGATCCGGATAACAAAGGGCATGTTCTGGGATGGGGAGTGATTCGACGAGCACCGTGGCACTTCGCTGGCGTTTACCCAAGCGAGGACGCTGCCAACGCGGTGGCAGCAGAGTTGGGCCCGGACTACGTTTTCGACTACGGCTCTCATCGTGTCGGTTCGGACGATTTCATCGGCGGCCTTGACCCGAGGACTGTACGCCAGTAATCACGCATGTTTTTTGCCCCGCATCACTATCGCGGGGCATGTGATCAACCGTAGGCCAATCAAAAAATCAATCCTTCGAAGCGCGAGAAATGACATGAGAAAGCGACTTCATCACCATGTCTGGCAACACTATCTGAAATCGTGGCTAGTCAACGGGGCGATAACATGCTTGGCCGCAGATTCGATCTTCCGAACCGGAACCGTCCGAGTTGCAGTGGATCGCGACTTCTACACACTGAAGGCTCTCAGCAATCAAGATCTGCAGCTCGCCCGCGTCTTGATCGGCGGAGTGAAGAACGAGGACGCACGTCAAAGCCAGCTTAGATTTTTGGAAAGGATTGCAATTCCTTCCAGGCTCAAAGGCATATCACCAGACATCGATAGCGAGATTGATACATTTCACAGCAACGTCCTCGAGGAATGGCACACAGCGATTGAACACTCGTTCATCCCGTTACTGAAAAGGGCGCTGGTTCACGACATCGATTTCTATAGACACGACCAAGACTGCATCCCGTTCCTTCACTACCTGTGCACTCAGAACATGCGAACAAAGGGTGTTCGCGAACGTGTTTTAGCGCTGAACGCGGAAAGCGGCGTTCTAGACATATCCAGAATCTGGCCGATCCTCGCCATTACCTTCGCGGAAAACGTTGGGGCGACCCTGTATGTTGAACGACGGCGACGCAAACTTGTGTTGATTCAGAACACGACTGACGTGCCGTTCATAACCGGTGATCAGCCCGTGGCTAATCTATTGGCCATTGCAGACGGCCCGCCTGAGCGTTTGGCCCTCTACTACCCGATTTCTCCTGACCTTGCATTGGTATTGAACGAGGTCGATGACGAACTCCCTCTTGCCAGCGAAACACTTACGACGGAGCAAGTCCGCGGCCTCAATGCGAAACTTGCATCAGGGTGCCACGCGCAGCTGTTCGGTACTTCGGAGGAGGCTTTACGCTCTGCTCAACACGATCCCGCATGGGTTCCACGCTCTTCATGAATACAGTCTTCTTACTGATGGCA is part of the Burkholderia pyrrocinia genome and harbors:
- a CDS encoding DUF4238 domain-containing protein: MRKRLHHHVWQHYLKSWLVNGAITCLAADSIFRTGTVRVAVDRDFYTLKALSNQDLQLARVLIGGVKNEDARQSQLRFLERIAIPSRLKGISPDIDSEIDTFHSNVLEEWHTAIEHSFIPLLKRALVHDIDFYRHDQDCIPFLHYLCTQNMRTKGVRERVLALNAESGVLDISRIWPILAITFAENVGATLYVERRRRKLVLIQNTTDVPFITGDQPVANLLAIADGPPERLALYYPISPDLALVLNEVDDELPLASETLTTEQVRGLNAKLASGCHAQLFGTSEEALRSAQHDPAWVPRSS